The Parambassis ranga chromosome 19, fParRan2.1, whole genome shotgun sequence genome contains a region encoding:
- the enc2 gene encoding kelch-like protein 25 codes for MSVIVHENRKSRTSTGSMNISLFHKPSHPDSVLTHLNTMRKQCMFTDVTLWAGDRSFPCHRAVLAACSRYFEAMFSGGLRESLDRDVNFRDSIHPEVLELLLDFAYSSRVIINEENAESLLEAGDMLQFHDIRDAAAEFLEKNLHSSNCLGMMLLSDAHQCKRLYELSWRMCLLHYETVRESEDFYSLSKDKLLELILSDELEIEDEQVVFNSVMRWVRYDLEKRRLHLPELLMGIRLALLPSECLLEVVACEELVMADKKSRSIVEEAMQCKKKILQNDGVVMSPCARPRKAGHTLLILGGQTFMCDKIYQVDHKAKEIIPKADLPSPRKEFSACAIGCKVYVTGGRGSENGVSKDVWIYDTVHEEWSKGAPMLIARFGHGSAELENSLYVVGGHTAIAGVFPASPSISLKQVERYDPLSNKWTMMAPLRDGVSNAAVVSAKLKLFVFGGTTIHRDKASKVQYYDPVGNRWNIAAECPQPWRYTAAAVLGSQIFIMGGDTEFTAASAYRFDCETNQWTRVGDMTSKRMSCHAVASGNKLYVVGGYFGTQRCKTLDCYDPTSDSWSSITTVPYSLIPTAFVSTWKHLPA; via the exons aTGTCTGTGATTGTTCATGAGAATCGTAAGTCCCGCACAAGCACAGGCTCCATGAACATCTCACTGTTCCACAAGCCTTCACATCCAGACAGTGTCTTGACCCACCTGAACACCATGAGGAAACAGTGCATGTTTACTGATGTCACTCTGTGGGCTGGGGATCGCTCGTTTCCATGCCATAG GGCAGTCCTGGCGGCGTGCAGTCGTTACTTTGAGGCCATGTTTAGCGGAGGACTACGAGAAAGCCTGGACAGGGATGTGAATTTCAGAGACAGTATACACCCTGAG GTCTTGGAGCTTCTGCTGGACTTTGCCTATTCTTCTCGTGTCATCATAAATGAGGAGAATGCTGAGTCACTGTTGGAGGCAGGCGACATGTTGCAGTTTCATGATATTCGAGATGCCGCAGCAGAGTTTTTAGAAAAAAACCTGCATTCTTCCAACTGCCTGGGGATGATGCTGCTATCAGATGCTCATCAGTGCAAAAGACTGTACGAGTTGTCGTGGAGGATGTGTCTATTACACTATGAGACG GTAAGGGAATCAGAAGATTTCTACAGTCTGTCAAAAGATAAACTGTTGGAACTGATTCTTAGTGATGAGCTGGAGATAGAAGATGAACAG GTTGTGTTTAACTCTGTTATGCGGTGGGTTCGGTATGACTTGGAGAAACGGCGTCTCCATTTACCAGAGCTGCTAATGGGCATCAGACTGGCTCTGCTGCCGTCTGAATGTCTGCTGGAGGTTGTAGCTTGCGAAGAGCTGGTTATGGCTGACAAGAAAAGCAG GTCAATAGTAGAAGAGGCAATGCAGTGTAAGAAGAAAATTCTTCAAAATGATGGAGTAGTGATGAGTCCCTGTGCTCGACCACGCAAGGCAGGACACACACTGCTAATACTGGGAGGCCAGACCTTCATGTGTGACAAAATATATCAG GTTGATCACAAAGCAAAGGAAATTATCCCTAAGGCTGATCTACCCAGTCCCAGAAAGGAATTCAGTGCATGTGCCATTGGTTGCAAGGTTTACgtgacaggaggaagaggatcaGAGAATGGAGTGTCAAAAGACGTCTGGATCTATGACACTGTCCATGAAGAGTGGTCTAAAGGAGCACCCATGCTAATAGCCAG GTTCGGTCATGGTTCAGCTGAGCTGGAAAACAGTCTATATGTTGTAGGAGGACATACAGCTATAGCTGGCGTTTTCCCCGCCTCTCCTTCTATTTCACTGAAACAG GTTGAGCGATATGACCCTCTGAGTAATAAATGGACTATGATGGCTCCTCTAAGGGATGGAGTCAGTAATGCAGCCGTGGTCAGTGCTAAACTGAAGCTCTTTGTTTTTGGGGGGACCACCATACACAGAGACAAGGCCTCCAAG GTCCAGTATTATGACCCTGTGGGCAACCGCTGGAACATTGCTGCTGAATGCCCCCAACCTTGGCGctacactgcagctgctgtattAGGGAGCCAGATCTTCATTATGGGTGGCGACACTGAATTCACCGCTGCCTCTGCCTATCGCTTTGACTGTGAAACTAATCAGTGGACACGAGTGGGTGACATGACGTCTAAACGGATGAGTTGCCATGCCGTGGCCTCAGGAAATAAGCTGTACGTGGTTGGGGGTTATTTTGGAACGCAGCGGTGTAAGACGTTGGACTGTTATGATCCCACATCAGACAGTTGGAGCTCCATCACCACTGTGCCttattctctaatccccactgCCTTTGTAAGCACCTGGAAGCACCTACCTGCCTAA